In Candidatus Acidiferrales bacterium, a genomic segment contains:
- a CDS encoding cation diffusion facilitator family transporter, translating into MCDILTSGKSITPKGPLHRLTKESSNEKTRAAVSSVIAAVFLTAFKLIVGITSGSLGILSEAAHSGFDLLAATTTLFAVRASSKPADVEHHYGHGKFENISALFEALLLLLTCYLIGKEAVARLFFKKVSIEITVWSFVVMFTSIIIDFTRSRILFRAAKKYNSQALEADALHFSTDILSSSVVILGLVAANYGFAFADPVASLGVAVVIVFISLRLGKRTLDVLVDRSPESSLVANIRAAALSINEIEEIKSLRVRVAGGKIFVDMVVELPRLLPFERAHSLVDEIESKVRGVRDGVDVVVHAEPIPTSRETVVDKIKLAAENVGGNVHEIEVFSTEKGFVVDLHLEVTDAETIDSAHRKADMLESAIRRQVEKVDQIFIHIDKPSMKPKYATTPNLYETDLPAKLLDYVKCKPSVVRCINLNFTESESGIRVAMICQFDETFSLEDTVKIVNELEMDIVKRFPQISRVVIHQEPAS; encoded by the coding sequence TTGTGCGATATACTAACGAGCGGGAAAAGTATAACCCCGAAGGGACCGCTTCACAGATTGACGAAAGAATCATCCAACGAAAAAACAAGGGCGGCGGTTAGCTCGGTAATCGCCGCCGTTTTTCTTACTGCATTCAAACTTATCGTAGGAATCACTTCGGGCAGTCTCGGCATCCTGAGCGAAGCTGCTCATTCAGGATTCGATCTCCTCGCGGCCACTACCACACTATTCGCCGTCCGGGCATCTTCGAAGCCGGCTGATGTGGAACATCATTACGGGCACGGAAAATTCGAGAACATATCTGCACTCTTTGAAGCCCTGCTTTTGCTACTGACTTGTTACTTGATCGGTAAGGAAGCCGTCGCGAGACTTTTTTTCAAGAAAGTCTCAATCGAGATTACTGTGTGGAGTTTTGTTGTGATGTTCACTTCTATCATCATAGACTTCACACGGTCCAGAATTCTTTTCCGGGCTGCAAAAAAATACAACAGCCAGGCACTGGAGGCGGACGCCCTGCATTTCTCGACCGATATCCTGAGCTCCAGCGTGGTTATACTCGGCTTGGTTGCTGCAAATTATGGATTTGCTTTCGCAGACCCGGTGGCATCTCTTGGAGTGGCGGTAGTAATCGTTTTTATAAGTTTAAGACTTGGGAAAAGAACGCTGGATGTTTTGGTCGATAGAAGTCCCGAATCCTCATTGGTGGCCAACATCCGCGCGGCGGCGCTGAGCATTAATGAAATCGAGGAAATAAAAAGTTTGAGGGTCAGAGTCGCAGGAGGAAAAATTTTTGTCGATATGGTGGTTGAACTCCCGAGGCTTCTACCGTTCGAGCGTGCTCACTCGTTAGTCGATGAAATCGAAAGCAAGGTGAGAGGAGTTAGAGATGGAGTAGATGTCGTCGTTCACGCCGAACCGATCCCGACTAGCAGGGAAACTGTAGTCGATAAGATAAAGCTTGCCGCCGAGAACGTGGGAGGTAACGTCCACGAAATCGAAGTCTTCTCAACAGAAAAGGGATTCGTCGTTGATCTGCACCTGGAAGTCACGGACGCGGAGACGATCGATTCGGCTCACCGTAAAGCCGACATGCTTGAAAGCGCCATTCGCCGGCAAGTCGAAAAAGTTGACCAGATATTCATACATATCGATAAGCCATCGATGAAACCGAAATATGCCACCACTCCGAATTTGTATGAGACGGATCTACCCGCAAAACTGTTAGATTATGTGAAATGTAAACCCTCTGTCGTAAGGTGCATCAACCTGAATTTCACCGAGAGTGAGTCAGGAATTCGTGTAGCCATGATCTGCCAGTTCGATGAAACTTTTTCACTCGAAGATACCGTTAAAATTGTCAACGAGCTCGAGATGGACATAGTAAAACGATTCCCGCAGATTTCCAGAGTTGTTATTCATCAAGAGCCAGCTTCCTGA
- the lnt gene encoding apolipoprotein N-acyltransferase, translated as MRIIKSIFDRSLLLPIFSGLLLGFSFPPFHFGWLAFVGFIPLIFAVKGAKNYREVLKLSYFGFLVLNIVAIYWVGGWTRESDPFLMIGGAALVFCHPFFFTVPMLVYHFLHKRFGELAVFLFPFLYLSFEHLHSIGEVAFPWLTIGYSQSYNQAGIQFSSFTGLFGISFQILLVNSFLYYSLTSWMDNRGAKKFRIARSLSIALLLIVIPEIYGEMVLRSAGKNEYANKLKVAIIQPNIDPNEKWNGDIDQIMETYEQETYKSGSHESDLVVWPETAIPFYILLPQFSCFKRSLESFLDSTNTSLLAGVPIARYYSDSDSAKPSSHFDESTHRYYDAYNGAAVFEPHSNVYQTYGKIILVPFGERIPYADAVPFLIKPLNWGVGISNWARGKDTTVFRLRGGPTFGTVICYESIFPNYVRAFVEKGADFLVIITNDGWYGKSSGPYQHAAYAVLRAVENRRAVVRAANTGISEFIDPYGNLIGKQTRLDERMTLEESIPISHQLTFYTMHGDWIANFAEVISAAVILFGLFLKFKSKN; from the coding sequence ATGAGAATAATAAAAAGTATCTTTGACAGATCGCTTCTGCTCCCCATTTTTTCCGGATTGCTTCTCGGTTTTTCTTTCCCACCATTCCATTTCGGCTGGCTGGCATTCGTAGGATTCATACCGCTGATCTTTGCCGTAAAGGGAGCAAAAAATTATCGGGAAGTGCTGAAGTTATCTTATTTCGGATTTCTCGTCCTCAATATTGTGGCCATTTACTGGGTTGGCGGCTGGACAAGAGAAAGCGACCCATTCCTGATGATAGGCGGAGCAGCACTCGTTTTCTGCCATCCATTTTTCTTCACGGTTCCTATGCTGGTGTACCATTTTCTGCACAAGAGGTTCGGGGAATTGGCGGTCTTCCTTTTTCCGTTTCTCTATCTTTCCTTTGAGCATTTGCACTCAATAGGTGAAGTCGCCTTTCCGTGGCTTACAATTGGTTATTCGCAATCGTACAACCAAGCAGGAATTCAGTTTTCATCTTTCACAGGACTTTTCGGGATATCTTTTCAAATTTTGCTGGTGAATTCTTTTCTTTATTACTCGCTTACCTCCTGGATGGACAACCGAGGAGCGAAGAAATTCCGAATCGCGCGTTCGCTGTCCATTGCATTGCTCTTGATCGTCATTCCCGAAATCTACGGTGAGATGGTCCTCCGCTCTGCGGGGAAGAATGAATATGCAAACAAGCTGAAGGTCGCAATCATTCAGCCTAATATCGACCCTAATGAGAAGTGGAATGGAGACATAGATCAAATCATGGAAACTTACGAGCAGGAGACATACAAATCGGGCAGTCATGAATCCGATCTGGTGGTCTGGCCTGAAACCGCAATTCCATTTTATATTCTCTTGCCGCAATTTTCTTGTTTTAAGCGCTCGCTCGAATCCTTCTTAGACAGCACGAATACTTCGCTGCTCGCCGGAGTGCCGATCGCCCGCTATTACTCGGACAGCGATAGCGCAAAGCCGAGCAGCCACTTCGATGAGTCCACGCATAGGTACTACGACGCATATAACGGGGCGGCGGTTTTTGAGCCGCACTCAAACGTGTATCAGACTTACGGAAAGATTATCCTCGTCCCGTTTGGTGAACGAATCCCTTACGCTGATGCGGTGCCGTTTCTAATCAAGCCGCTAAACTGGGGAGTCGGCATCAGCAATTGGGCGCGCGGAAAAGACACGACTGTGTTTAGACTCCGAGGCGGACCAACATTCGGCACGGTAATTTGCTATGAAAGTATTTTCCCGAATTACGTCAGGGCATTTGTAGAGAAGGGCGCCGATTTCCTTGTGATTATCACAAACGACGGGTGGTATGGTAAATCTTCGGGACCATACCAGCACGCTGCCTACGCTGTTCTGCGGGCAGTGGAAAATCGAAGAGCCGTCGTGCGCGCTGCGAACACAGGTATCTCGGAGTTCATAGATCCTTACGGGAATTTAATCGGCAAACAAACCAGACTCGACGAAAGAATGACCCTTGAAGAATCGATACCGATATCACACCAGCTAACATTTTACACGATGCATGGAGATTGGATAGCTAATTTCGCAGAAGTTATTTCTGCAGCCGTAATTCTTTTCGGACTTTTTCTTAAATTTAAGAGCAAAAACTAA
- a CDS encoding acylphosphatase: MADAGVHLFVDGVVQGVGYRFFAARQASVYGLKGFVKNLIDGRVEVVAEGEKGLIEEFIKDLRRGPISSHITDIRIEWTSPDYKFEGFEIL, from the coding sequence ATGGCTGACGCTGGTGTACATTTATTTGTAGACGGGGTAGTGCAGGGAGTTGGGTACCGCTTCTTCGCTGCTCGACAAGCGAGCGTTTACGGACTCAAGGGATTTGTGAAAAATCTGATCGACGGAAGAGTCGAGGTCGTGGCAGAAGGCGAGAAAGGATTGATTGAAGAATTCATCAAAGACTTAAGACGCGGCCCTATCTCATCTCATATAACAGATATCAGAATCGAATGGACAAGCCCGGATTATAAATTTGAAGGATTCGAAATCCTATGA
- a CDS encoding aminodeoxychorismate/anthranilate synthase component II has translation MILLIDNYDSFTYNLYQYISVLGAKVCVARNDKITLKEIHEMNPEAIVISPGPKTPSEAGISEAVVTEFYRTLPILGVCLGHQAIGEVFGGKIVKAPIPMHGKTSQIIHNGKSIFNSMEIPFAATRYHSLIVSQENLPEQLETIAWTEDNLVMGLKHRDYPTVGVQFHPESVMTENGKSLLRNFIDGKI, from the coding sequence ATGATTCTTCTAATAGACAATTACGATTCATTCACGTACAACCTGTACCAGTATATCAGCGTGCTCGGGGCAAAAGTTTGCGTGGCGCGGAATGACAAAATTACTTTGAAGGAAATCCATGAAATGAATCCCGAGGCGATAGTGATATCTCCCGGACCAAAGACACCGAGCGAAGCGGGCATTTCCGAAGCTGTGGTGACGGAGTTTTACAGAACGCTCCCGATTCTCGGAGTTTGCCTCGGACATCAGGCGATTGGAGAAGTTTTCGGCGGAAAAATTGTGAAGGCACCGATCCCGATGCACGGAAAGACATCGCAGATAATTCACAACGGCAAGTCGATTTTTAATTCCATGGAAATTCCGTTTGCCGCCACACGTTACCATTCGCTGATCGTTTCGCAGGAGAATCTTCCGGAACAACTCGAGACCATCGCATGGACCGAGGATAACCTTGTGATGGGGTTAAAACATAGAGATTATCCAACGGTCGGCGTTCAGTTCCATCCGGAGTCGGTCATGACCGAAAACGGGAAATCACTTTTAAGAAATTTCATAGACGGGAAAATCTAA
- the ispF gene encoding 2-C-methyl-D-erythritol 2,4-cyclodiphosphate synthase: MKIGFGFDAHELVENRQLRLGGVVIEFPMGLRGHSDGDVVLHALSDAILGASAKGDIGIYFRDDEKKNEGIDSKQILKFVLKAAAESGLKINNIDIVVVADRPKLNPFYELIRNSISRECEISISDVSVKSKTTEGTAIAKSSIACFAVVLMKEL; this comes from the coding sequence ATGAAGATCGGATTTGGGTTCGACGCTCACGAGCTTGTAGAAAACAGGCAACTCAGACTAGGAGGAGTGGTCATCGAGTTTCCAATGGGGCTTCGAGGACATTCCGACGGAGACGTCGTGCTGCATGCGTTGAGCGACGCTATACTCGGTGCTTCCGCAAAAGGAGACATCGGAATTTACTTCCGCGACGATGAAAAGAAGAACGAAGGCATTGACAGTAAACAAATACTAAAATTTGTTCTGAAGGCCGCGGCGGAAAGCGGCTTGAAAATAAACAACATTGACATAGTCGTAGTCGCAGACAGACCCAAACTAAATCCATTTTACGAATTGATTCGCAATTCAATTTCCCGAGAATGTGAAATTTCAATTTCAGACGTTTCCGTAAAATCAAAAACGACCGAGGGAACCGCAATCGCAAAGAGCTCAATTGCCTGCTTTGCCGTGGTTCTGATGAAAGAGCTGTGA
- a CDS encoding GntG family PLP-dependent aldolase, translating into MDLRSDTVTKPNEEMRKVMANAEVGDDVFGEDPTVNKLQETVADLLSKEAALYVPSGTMSNQLAVKTHTNPGDEVIVERESHIFNYETAAPALLSGVQLNPVPGERGVMTASAVEEAIRPDLYYMMPTKLVCIENTHNRGGGTIYPLKLIDEIKNVVTRHKLRCHLDGARLWNASVASGIKVSEYAKRFDSVSVCLSKGLGAPVGSVLSGTKEYIEKAHRYRKIFGGGMRQVGVLAAAGLYAIEHNIQRLAEDHEKAKAFVRIICDSPLYEVNLDHVETNIIIFGIKSRSNSSGPSFTVNKFLADMKSLGVLLSAGSAGKVRAVTHLDVSMGDVKDAAETVAKYRAD; encoded by the coding sequence ATTGATCTAAGAAGCGATACGGTTACGAAGCCGAATGAAGAAATGCGAAAAGTCATGGCAAATGCAGAAGTAGGAGATGATGTTTTCGGCGAAGACCCGACAGTAAATAAGTTACAGGAAACAGTCGCTGACCTTCTCAGCAAGGAAGCGGCGTTGTATGTCCCCAGCGGCACGATGTCGAACCAGCTTGCGGTCAAGACGCACACCAATCCAGGAGACGAAGTGATCGTCGAGAGGGAGTCGCACATTTTCAATTATGAAACTGCTGCCCCGGCTTTGTTGTCGGGAGTCCAGCTGAATCCAGTTCCAGGTGAGCGAGGAGTGATGACGGCGAGTGCCGTTGAAGAAGCGATCAGACCCGACCTTTATTACATGATGCCGACTAAACTTGTTTGCATCGAGAACACGCACAATCGCGGCGGTGGAACTATTTACCCCCTGAAGCTGATCGACGAAATAAAAAACGTGGTAACGCGGCACAAGCTGAGATGCCACCTCGATGGAGCAAGATTATGGAACGCTTCCGTTGCATCAGGGATAAAGGTCTCCGAGTATGCGAAGCGATTCGACTCGGTCTCAGTTTGTCTTTCCAAGGGGTTAGGTGCACCGGTCGGATCAGTGCTATCCGGCACGAAGGAATATATTGAAAAAGCACATCGATACCGGAAAATTTTTGGAGGCGGAATGCGCCAAGTAGGAGTTCTCGCCGCCGCCGGACTGTATGCAATCGAACATAATATTCAGCGTCTTGCTGAGGACCATGAGAAAGCAAAAGCGTTTGTACGGATTATTTGTGACTCACCCCTTTATGAAGTAAATCTAGATCATGTTGAAACAAATATCATTATTTTCGGAATTAAATCGAGAAGCAATTCATCGGGACCGTCGTTCACGGTAAATAAATTTCTCGCCGACATGAAATCACTCGGAGTTCTCTTATCCGCGGGAAGCGCCGGGAAAGTGCGCGCGGTGACTCACTTAGATGTCTCGATGGGAGACGTGAAGGATGCGGCAGAAACTGTCGCAAAATATCGCGCGGACTGA
- the trpE gene encoding anthranilate synthase component I, which translates to MLQVNEQIPSQSELEEAKTAGFTHYPIIIEVLEDIFTPVGLYLRLRNSPNTGPSIGKNSFLLESAEGGENIGRYSFMGTDPFATFLVKNGTVTTTVGSHRTTSKASPISELRNFLSRFKVFPAKNLPRFSGGAVGYFGYDFVKYLENIPITESKNSLPEVFLNVYDTIFAVDNLKRKVLVVSLIPLSSNSLPKVVKDRLTRLRRIIKFVESSDHSRETKSCRIGEPKFNTTKMDYKGIVEKAKQYIIEGDIFQVVLSQRAEFNLKGDPFMLYRGVRALNPSPYMFYLDSTLGKRKLAIIGSSPEMFVRKEGRKIEMRPIAGTNPRGSTPEEDERLTRKLLADEKEKAEHVMLVDLGRNDIGRVATVGSVHVDNFMHVEKFSHVMHIVSDVAGTIDGGRDAVETLAACFPAGTLSGAPKVRAMEIISELEETRRQVYGGAVGYIDFNDNMDTCIAIRTFVIDGDKGYLQAGAGIVYDSDPEREYNETINKMKANLEALKLLS; encoded by the coding sequence ATGCTGCAGGTAAACGAACAAATTCCCTCACAATCCGAACTTGAAGAAGCCAAGACCGCGGGATTTACTCATTATCCAATAATCATAGAAGTTCTAGAAGATATTTTCACGCCGGTCGGACTTTACTTGAGGTTGCGTAACTCTCCCAACACCGGACCTTCGATCGGAAAGAACAGCTTCCTGCTCGAGAGCGCGGAAGGAGGGGAGAATATCGGCCGTTATTCTTTCATGGGTACTGATCCATTTGCCACATTCCTTGTCAAAAATGGTACAGTGACAACGACAGTCGGAAGCCATCGAACAACTTCAAAAGCTTCGCCGATATCCGAACTGAGAAATTTCCTATCTAGATTCAAGGTCTTTCCCGCAAAAAATCTTCCGCGATTTTCCGGAGGGGCAGTCGGTTATTTCGGCTACGATTTCGTCAAGTATCTGGAAAATATTCCGATAACCGAATCAAAAAATTCCCTGCCCGAAGTGTTCCTGAATGTTTACGATACGATTTTTGCCGTCGATAATCTGAAGAGAAAAGTTCTCGTAGTTTCCCTCATTCCGCTATCGTCGAACTCTCTGCCAAAGGTCGTGAAGGATCGGTTAACACGCTTGAGAAGAATAATAAAGTTTGTCGAATCGAGCGACCATTCTCGTGAGACGAAGTCATGCAGGATAGGCGAGCCCAAGTTTAATACCACCAAAATGGACTACAAAGGAATTGTCGAGAAGGCAAAACAATACATCATCGAAGGAGATATATTCCAGGTCGTATTGTCGCAGCGCGCAGAATTCAATCTGAAAGGCGATCCGTTCATGCTCTATCGAGGTGTGCGAGCGCTGAATCCGTCGCCTTACATGTTCTACCTGGATTCAACACTCGGCAAGCGCAAACTTGCAATTATTGGTTCCTCACCGGAGATGTTCGTGAGAAAGGAAGGCCGGAAGATAGAAATGCGGCCAATCGCGGGAACAAATCCTCGCGGCAGCACGCCTGAAGAAGATGAACGGCTTACCCGGAAACTGCTCGCCGACGAGAAGGAAAAGGCAGAACATGTAATGCTGGTCGACCTTGGAAGGAACGACATCGGAAGAGTTGCTACAGTCGGAAGTGTTCACGTGGACAATTTCATGCACGTCGAGAAATTTTCTCATGTGATGCACATCGTGTCGGACGTTGCCGGAACAATCGATGGCGGAAGGGATGCAGTGGAGACACTTGCAGCATGCTTTCCAGCCGGGACGCTCAGCGGCGCGCCAAAAGTGAGAGCGATGGAAATAATTTCCGAACTGGAAGAAACCAGGCGACAGGTTTATGGCGGCGCCGTCGGATACATAGACTTTAATGATAACATGGATACGTGTATTGCGATCCGTACCTTTGTCATCGACGGCGACAAAGGCTACTTACAGGCGGGAGCGGGGATCGTATATGATTCTGACCCGGAAAGGGAATACAACGAGACAATAAACAAAATGAAGGCAAACCTCGAAGCGTTAAAACTATTGAGTTAG
- a CDS encoding alanyl-tRNA editing protein, which yields MTMRPYYTDPYTVDFEADVLEISRRSEHFAVVLDKSYFYPTSGGQEHDTGTINGVDVVDVIEEKGKVFHLLSEEIKAGKANSRINWQRRFENMQQHTGQHILSAAFENLFEIQTVSSRLGEEIGTIDLSRQPSDNETTAAVAEANKIVRENREVIIHFADQSTINSFKLRKPPKVEGTIRIVEVKDFDFSPCGGTHCTHTSEVGVILTGGIEKVKASLTRIEFACGDRAVKHYYALHKSAAEGARLLSTVATELPNAIEKLKQQIQESGSRMKELSERILGTVCVQYKQRLEGSAEIFDVFDLTDEVTSIEDLRYVASCLSKHTVKAFAMYKNEGASCQMNLRLPMNGADSVMEQLRTDYHAKGGGRNGFYSLSLAKNTLGEVIEKLRKILQNG from the coding sequence ATGACCATGCGGCCATATTACACCGATCCTTATACCGTTGATTTTGAAGCTGACGTGCTCGAAATATCCAGGAGGTCCGAGCACTTTGCTGTGGTGCTGGACAAGAGCTACTTTTACCCGACATCGGGCGGGCAGGAGCACGACACCGGAACCATCAACGGCGTAGACGTCGTCGATGTCATAGAAGAAAAAGGAAAAGTTTTTCACCTTTTATCTGAAGAAATCAAGGCCGGCAAAGCCAACTCCAGAATCAATTGGCAGCGTCGATTCGAAAATATGCAGCAGCATACGGGACAGCACATCCTATCGGCGGCGTTTGAAAACCTTTTTGAAATTCAAACCGTATCGAGCAGGCTCGGTGAAGAAATCGGGACAATCGACCTTTCAAGACAACCATCCGATAATGAGACCACTGCCGCCGTCGCAGAAGCAAATAAGATCGTGCGCGAAAATCGCGAAGTCATCATCCATTTTGCCGATCAGTCAACGATAAACTCGTTTAAACTGCGAAAGCCCCCGAAGGTTGAAGGGACGATCCGAATAGTGGAGGTAAAAGATTTCGATTTCTCGCCGTGCGGCGGCACTCATTGTACTCATACTTCAGAAGTGGGTGTAATCCTGACAGGCGGCATCGAAAAGGTCAAAGCATCATTGACAAGAATAGAATTTGCATGCGGGGACAGAGCCGTCAAGCATTATTATGCTTTGCATAAGTCTGCCGCCGAAGGTGCGAGACTTCTCTCAACGGTCGCAACAGAACTTCCTAATGCGATTGAAAAATTAAAACAGCAGATCCAAGAAAGCGGGAGCAGGATGAAAGAGCTGTCCGAGAGAATCCTCGGTACCGTATGTGTACAATACAAACAGCGACTGGAAGGTTCGGCGGAAATTTTTGATGTTTTTGATTTGACCGATGAAGTCACCTCAATAGAGGATTTACGTTACGTTGCGAGCTGTCTATCAAAGCACACCGTGAAAGCGTTTGCCATGTACAAAAATGAAGGCGCCTCTTGCCAGATGAATCTCAGGCTGCCCATGAACGGGGCGGACTCCGTAATGGAGCAGCTTCGAACCGATTATCATGCGAAGGGCGGCGGCAGAAATGGATTTTATTCGCTAAGCCTGGCTAAGAACACACTTGGTGAGGTAATCGAAAAACTCAGAAAGATCCTTCAGAATGGCTGA
- a CDS encoding DedA family protein translates to MTHLNNLVTALNSTAPIYFYLTLFFFAFLENLFPPSPSDLVIAFGGSLVGTGKLDIFAAIFFSTLGSTAGFVVMYYIGFFLGRELIDTGKLKFIPMEKIKTVEGWFQKYGYGIVVVNRFLSGTRAVISFFVGLSELSIAITIPLCAISALTWNSILIIGGSLLGRNWKQLGHILSLYGITVGIFLSLLVVFFVVKYYRRRKHA, encoded by the coding sequence GTGACTCATCTAAATAATTTAGTCACCGCGTTGAACAGCACGGCACCGATCTATTTTTATCTGACGTTATTCTTTTTTGCATTCCTTGAAAACCTTTTTCCTCCATCACCGAGCGATCTGGTCATAGCATTCGGCGGCTCACTCGTCGGCACAGGCAAGCTGGACATCTTTGCCGCAATTTTCTTCTCAACTTTGGGGAGCACGGCGGGCTTTGTCGTAATGTACTACATAGGATTTTTTCTCGGGAGGGAATTGATAGATACTGGCAAACTAAAATTCATTCCGATGGAAAAAATAAAGACCGTCGAGGGCTGGTTTCAAAAATATGGATACGGTATCGTCGTGGTGAACCGATTCCTGTCGGGCACGAGGGCGGTAATCTCTTTCTTTGTCGGACTATCCGAGTTATCAATCGCAATAACGATTCCTCTTTGTGCAATCAGCGCCCTTACATGGAACTCAATTCTCATCATCGGTGGTTCACTTCTCGGTCGGAATTGGAAACAGCTCGGACATATTCTGAGTCTCTACGGGATAACCGTCGGAATATTTCTATCGCTTTTAGTTGTCTTTTTTGTCGTCAAGTACTATCGGAGGAGAAAACACGCTTAA